Part of the Paludisphaera borealis genome, CGCCCAAGGGTCCGGCCCATCCCCCGAGGAGGGCGAGTTCCAGGGGGAGGACGATGAGGAACGCGATCGAAAGCGGCAGCAGCCAGCGTTCGCCGACGCGGCCGGATCGATCGTCGTACCCGAAATAGAGCGCGCCGAAGCCGAAGAAGATCGCGTAATACGCCAGGACGTGGGGGATCGGCAGGAGGCCGGTCGAGGTGTCCGGCCCGAACAGCGGCGAGTCGCCGCCGCCCCCCATGTACGACTGGGGGATCATCGTCAGGGGGATCAGCCAGAGGTAACGGGCGGGCGAAAGGACCAGCCACGCGGGCAGGCGGATCGACGGGAGCCGGGCGCCGAGGGCGGAGAGAGCCGCCATCCCGAGCACCAGCCACCAGAGGAACCAGAGGAACCAGAGGTGGCTAAACAGCGGCATCTGCATGAGCAGGTCGGCCAGGCCCGCCTTCTTCATCCCCTCGGTCGCGCCCCGCTCGCGCAGGTACGCCGCGACGGCCGCCTTGCGGCTTCCCAACCCATCCTCGTTCACCTTGAGCTGGAGGAGCGACGCGAAGAAAAGCGTCGTCGGCTCGTCGACGACCGCGTTATCCAGCGGCGTCTCGCCGCGCTTGTTCTCCGCGTTGACGTTCGCGCCATTTTGAACGAGCGTGGCGACGGCCTTCTCGTGGCCCAGGAAGGCCGCCGCGTGCAGGGGCGTCCCGCCGTCGCTCGCGGCGGCGTTCACGTCCGCGCCGCGGCGGATGAGCAGTTCGGCGGCCTCCGCGCGATCGGCGAGCGCCGCCCAGAGCAGCGGCGTCATGCCGCGCTCGCCGTCCCGGCCGTCGACCGCCGCCCCGGCCGCCAGGTGACGCTCGATCGCGCCGAGGTCTCCGGCGTCCGCCGCCGCCCAGATGTCCGACTTCCCTTCGGTCGACGACGCGCCGGCGGGCTTCCGCGAGGCGGACGACATCGCCACGCCGGAGATCCAGTTCGTGAGCGGGATGATCGTGACCAGCCCCAGCAGCAACGGCAGGAACACCCGGCGGAACCGGTGCTTGACCAGCGCCCCACGGCCTCGCCGGCTCATCAGCATCGCGCTGAAGAAGCCGCTCATGACGAAGAAGAGCGGCATCCGGAAGCCGTGGACCGCCGAGAAGAAGACGCCGAAGCCGGGCGCTTGCCGACGATCCGAGACGACCCAGAACGCCGGGAAGAACGAGAGGGCGGAGTGCAGCGCGATGCCCAACAGCATGGCGACGGCCCGCAGGGCGTCGAGGTCCGATCGTCGGGCGAAGGGGGGGGTGTTGGTGCTCATGGTAGAGATTCGCCCGACCTGTTTCGATATTGAGCCGGCCCGCGACCCGTCCATGGCCATTGACTCGTCTGACAACTGTGCGACAATAGAGCGGTTTGCGTTTGGGTTGCACTCGTAGGGGCGTCCCTTGTGGGCGCCCGATCGGCGTCGGCAACCGTGGCGGCCTTGGCGATTCGGGCACCCACAAGGGGTGCCCCTACAGCGATATGGGCTTCCCGCGCACACCGGATGCGTGCAAGCCAAAAGTAAACCGCGAGGGATTCGCGACGAAGTCGGTTCCTCTCCTGGAGCTCTCCGATGAAGCGTTTATCCAGCTTGCTCGTTTGCTTCGTCCTGGTCGAGATGGGCGGTCCGGCGGCGGCTTGCATGAACGACAATGAGTCGCCGACCCATGAACGGGAGTTCCGCTCGCAGTACGGGGGACTCGCATGGATCCCCTCCGGCGACGAAGTCGCCTACCACTACCGAAACCGCCACAACCTCCTGATCGCGGGCGGGGCGGCCCTGCTGGGCGGGGGATTCGTCCTCGCCGCGAGGCAGGTTCGAGTGAGGGCCTGAACCGTGAGCGCGACTCGGCGCGTCGTTGAAACGGCCATGGCGGCCGTGGTGGGCTGGTGCGTCGGCTGGGTGGCCGGGGCGGTCGGCCACGTCATCCCGCAATCGGCGAGATACCCGTTCCTGGCCGAGTACGTGCCGTTGCCGCACCACGTCCCGAAATACGCGGACGGCGTGTCGTTTCGGTTCGCCATGGCCCAGGACGTGATCCACGAGCGGTTCGCCAGGCACGGCGCCTCCCACTATCGCGAGCGGGATCGGATCACCCGCGAGAAGCTCAAGGGCCTGGCGCCCGACGACCCGGCGGCCTTCGCGGCGGCGGACGATCTGGGAGTCGGCCTCGACCGGCTCGGTCGGTCGGACGAGGCGATCGCGGCGCTGCGGGACAAGCTGGCTCGCCAGCAGGCCAAGGGGATCAAGGGCCGCGGCCTCTACACGTCGTACGCCAACCTCGGGACGTTCCTGATCCACGGCAACGTCAAGAAGGCCGGGGCCGGCGACGCGTCGGCCAGGGAACGGTTTCGAGAAGGGGTCGCCCTGATCCGCGAGTCGGTGATGGTGAACCCCGAGGCGCATTTCGGCCGCGAGCAGTGGCAGGCCGCGATCGCCGAATTCCTCCTCGCCGCGATGGACGCCCCGGCGCTCTTGAAGACGTACGACTGCGTCGGCGACCGGCTCGACCTCGGGATCGACGAGATCCTCGACCGCGAGGCGAACTGGACCAGCACGGGTTACGGCCGCCCCTACGACCCGGCGTTCGGCCAGGGGAAGGCGGACCACGAGGTTCCCGCGTTCTTCCTTCCGGGCGCTCCGGTCGACGATCCCGCCCGGTGGCCGGAAGTCAGCCCGATCCGCAAGCACGTCACGAAGATCGGGGCCGAGGCCGGCTGGGAAAACGTCGCGGCGCCGTCGCACCGCGCGCCGGTCCCGTTCGACGAGCCCGTGCTGGGGATCATCGGCATGTGGCGCCAGGGGGGCGGAGCCAACCCTCACTTCGCCCTGGCCCTGGGCGAGATCATGCTCCGCGTCGGCCAGAGGCGCATCGCCTGGACGGCCTACGAGCGCGCCGGTCGGCTCGCCGACCGCTACTCGGCCGACCCGGAAACCCAGGCGTTCCTCCGCGAGCACTGCCGCAAGCGGCAGGCCGAGATCGAACGGACGCTGGCGTCTCAGCCAGGCGGGGCGGCGGTGGACCGGCTGCGTCCCCAGTTCGAGGCTGAACTGGCCTACGGCGAAGGCTTCCAGAAAGATTACCAGGACTTCGAAGCGGCCCAGATCGCGGCCGGCGCCTCGATCGCCGACGAACACTTCTTCGACGACTTCCCACGTCGGAACCAGGCAATCGCCTCCCAAAGCGGCCCGGAAGAATGGTTCGCCAGGGTGACGCATGCAAGAATTTCCAAATACCAATCCGAGAACAGCCAAGCCTGGGGCGTGTTCGGCGCCGGCCTCGCGGCGATCGCGGCGGCCGCGCTCATGCGATGGAGAGGTTGTAACGCTGAGGGTTAGGGACCGTCCATCGGCATGGGACCGACCTCACAGAGGCCGGCTACAAATTTGGAGTGCGGGACCTTGCTCCCGCATGGGCCGCGTATTCAGCGCGGCGGCAAGCCGCCGCACACCACATCCGACTCGAACGCTCGGGCGACCTTTCTACTTGCGAATCCCCACGAACAACACCCAACTCGAAACGCGGGAGTCGAAGAAATTCAGGCACTCACCACGGAGGACGCGGAGCGGAAGGGGACAGGCATCAATAAAGATTCAGATATCGCTCCACTGAATCGTTCCCCCTCCGTATTCTCCGACTCCTCCGTGGTGAGATTCTTCGAACCAACAATGGGACCTTGTTCGTGGACGGTCCCTTAAAGAAGAGACGGCGAATGTGGCGCAGCCGTGGCTTGCGTCGCACGGATTGAGTACCACCCGTGGCACTCAGGGACGGTTCGCCTCGCCCCTCGCGGGCGACGAGCGAACCTTGGTTTATTTCCCTGAGCGCTTGATCGTCCAGATAGTAACGGCGTTGCTGACGTCGTTGACGGCGGCGAAGTATCGGCCGTCGGGGGAGGTGGCGACTCCGAACGCGCCGCCTTGGGCGTCGCTGATCGAGAACTGGCCGACGAACTGGCCGCGACGGGTGAACTCGACGAGTTCACTAGGGAAGGCCGGGTCGCCGTTGACGGCGTCGCCGTTGGCGACGATCAGGTTCCCATCGGAGGCCGTGGTCATGCCGAGCGGCCCGCGGAGGTGGGCGTCGTCCTTGTAGATCACCCGCCCGGTCCCGTGGTCGGACCGCGCATGGGCGGCGTTGTGGATCGCGTAGACGGCGTTGTCGCCCGTCGAGGCGACGTACAGGCTGTCGGTCGCGTGGTCGTAGACCAGGCCGGTCGGGCCGATCTCGAAGGCCGCCGGATCGCCGTGATGCGTGTATCCCGAGGCGATCTGGGTCAGTGAGGCCACCTGGACCCCGCCCCCCGACGGCAGCCGGAGGTCGATCCGGGTCACGGTCCCGCTGAGCGCGTTCGAGACGAACACCAAGGCGCGGTTGCCGCCGTCCAGGACGGTCAGATCCCAGGGGCCGTTCAGCAGCGCGGAGTCGGTCAAGTTCGCGACGAGCTTGCCGTTCTTGTCGACGATCATCAGCGAGCCCTGCATGGCCGTCGCCGACGTGCCGTCCGTGCTCGGCAGGTTGCCGACCAGCACGTAACCGCGCTTGAGCACCCCCAGCGCGGTCGTCAGGCCCGACCCCGCCGGGGCCTGGAAGAAGACCGAGGTCTGGTTGTCCGGCGTGACCCGCACGATCGTCGTTCCGGTCCCCTGGAGATTGGAGCTGTTGTTGAAGTTCGAGACCAGCACGTCGCCGGCCTGAAGCAGTCCGCCCGAGGCGAAGCCGCTGGGGACGAACGCGACGCCGTACGGGTTCACGTCGCCGTTGGCGGGAATCGTCGTCGCCGTGCGGCTCGGCGCGGTCGCAAGCTGATCGATGACCGGGATCTGATGCTGATGCCCGTGCGACGCGTGAAAGGAGGCGATCTCCGCGGCTGTCGCGTGCATGGCGCTCAAGACCTCGCGGGCCTCAAGACTCTCCAAGGACGGACGAACGGCTCGTGATCGTGACGGGCGAGGACGAAGAAACATCGCTGACCCTCCTTCTTGAGAAGAACCGACCAGGCGTTTCAGTCACAGCACGATGTTCGCGCCACCCCCTCCGCGATTCAAGAAGAAAATGAAAAATCCATAAGATTTCACTAGGCAAATCCACTCGTATCCTGAGCTTCCATTGATATTTGATCGTCCGTCAATCCGAGTTCCCCGGGACGGGCGACGTGCTCGCGACAGCCGCACTCGACGACTGTCACACGACGGCGGCCAGAGGAGAGCCGGGACGGGTTCGGACGCGTCTCGCAAACGCCAGCACGCCCCAGGCCGCCGCCCAGATCCAGGCCGCCGCGAGCACCCAGAACGGTCGGTCCATTCGGTGGTCGAACCGGATCTGCTCGCGACCCGTGGCGGCGTCCCAAACTCGCGCCGCGCCGTCGCCGTCGCACGAGGCGGCGAGCCGCCCGTCGGGGGAGAACGCCACCGACCAGACCCTGTTAGCGAAGTCGGTCGCCAGGTAGTTGCGTTTCGTCTGCCCGGCCAGCTTCCTGGTGAGATTGTCGATCTCCTTCCTGCCCCCCCTGATGTACTGGATCGCCCGCGGTCGGACGTGCCCTTCGAACCGAGAAATCGGCCTCAGCGAACCCAGGTCCCAGACGATCACTTGCTGCTTGTCCGCCACGGCCAGGCGACGGGCGTCGGGAGAGAACGCGACCGCATCGGCCTGGACGTAGTTGAACGCAGCCCGGAGGCGGCCGTCGGCGGGATCGAGCAGGTTGAGCTTGCCCCCGATCGCCTGGACGGCCAGGGCCGAGCCGTCGGGCGCGAACGCCAGCGGTGCCACGCACTGAGCAGCGGACTTCGACCAGCCGAGCACGCCGCCGGAGCCGACGTCCCAGGCGGCCAGCCGCCTCCCGAGCGCGCCGGCGAGGAGAATGCGGCCGTCGGGGGAGAAGGCCAGCGTGTACACGAACTCGCAGTCGTCCAGCGCCTTGATGAATCGACCGTCGGCCACGTTCCAGAGACGGACGCGAAAGTCGTCGTCCAGATCGACCCGGTGGCGGGCGGTGGCCAGAACGCAGCCGTCGAGACTCAGCGCGGCGAGGCAACCAATCCCGTTCACTGGGCTGTCGAGCAAGAGCCGCTCGGGCCAGCGCGCCAGGTCGGACAGAGGCCGCGCGCCGCCGTC contains:
- a CDS encoding WD40 repeat domain-containing protein: MSRSRRLLILVVALAPPVWVAIGDAPDVAMVGAAAFSPDGRALATVCYLRSPRPHAELRIWDLATRRERRSDRRVSPDPLLTVADGGERLVARAADGGARPLSDLARWPERLLLDSPVNGIGCLAALSLDGCVLATARHRVDLDDDFRVRLWNVADGRFIKALDDCEFVYTLAFSPDGRILLAGALGRRLAAWDVGSGGVLGWSKSAAQCVAPLAFAPDGSALAVQAIGGKLNLLDPADGRLRAAFNYVQADAVAFSPDARRLAVADKQQVIVWDLGSLRPISRFEGHVRPRAIQYIRGGRKEIDNLTRKLAGQTKRNYLATDFANRVWSVAFSPDGRLAASCDGDGAARVWDAATGREQIRFDHRMDRPFWVLAAAWIWAAAWGVLAFARRVRTRPGSPLAAVV
- a CDS encoding acyltransferase family protein, producing MSTNTPPFARRSDLDALRAVAMLLGIALHSALSFFPAFWVVSDRRQAPGFGVFFSAVHGFRMPLFFVMSGFFSAMLMSRRGRGALVKHRFRRVFLPLLLGLVTIIPLTNWISGVAMSSASRKPAGASSTEGKSDIWAAADAGDLGAIERHLAAGAAVDGRDGERGMTPLLWAALADRAEAAELLIRRGADVNAAASDGGTPLHAAAFLGHEKAVATLVQNGANVNAENKRGETPLDNAVVDEPTTLFFASLLQLKVNEDGLGSRKAAVAAYLRERGATEGMKKAGLADLLMQMPLFSHLWFLWFLWWLVLGMAALSALGARLPSIRLPAWLVLSPARYLWLIPLTMIPQSYMGGGGDSPLFGPDTSTGLLPIPHVLAYYAIFFGFGALYFGYDDRSGRVGERWLLPLSIAFLIVLPLELALLGGWAGPLGVALDPPTRRILSITLQAAYPWLMTFGLMGLFRRICAVESPTTRYMSDSAYWLYLAHTPLVIAAQYAVRDWPLPAPLKFLIIVAVVTLFLLWTYQTFVRYTWLGRFLNGPRERPTRAGEPAVVA